A genomic window from Pseudonocardia broussonetiae includes:
- a CDS encoding SDR family NAD(P)-dependent oxidoreductase, which translates to MDAVIVTGAAGALGHAVVAEFRSRGREVVALDRAGERLDALGGQDGVHALAADLSSRAAVREAFDAIPVECDALVGLAGGFTPGTLADVDEEVLDSLWRSNFGSALWTAQAAAPLFAARGGGAIVTVGSKTAVQGPAPVAHATSKAAVVRLTELLAEELRGQRIRVNAVLPSVIDTPANRSWMSEELAARAVAPAAIAKVIAFLCGPDAAPISGALVPVYGDA; encoded by the coding sequence GTGGATGCAGTCATCGTCACAGGCGCGGCGGGCGCGCTCGGGCACGCCGTCGTCGCGGAGTTCCGGTCCCGGGGCCGTGAGGTGGTGGCGCTGGACCGCGCCGGGGAGCGCCTCGACGCGCTCGGCGGGCAGGACGGCGTGCACGCCCTCGCCGCCGACCTGTCGTCGCGGGCGGCCGTGCGGGAGGCGTTCGACGCGATCCCCGTCGAGTGCGACGCCCTCGTCGGGCTGGCCGGCGGGTTCACGCCCGGCACGCTCGCCGACGTCGACGAGGAGGTGCTCGACTCGCTGTGGCGCTCCAACTTCGGCTCCGCGCTCTGGACGGCGCAGGCCGCGGCGCCGCTGTTCGCCGCGCGCGGCGGGGGCGCGATCGTCACGGTCGGGTCGAAGACGGCGGTGCAGGGGCCCGCGCCCGTCGCGCACGCCACGAGCAAGGCCGCCGTCGTGCGGCTCACCGAGCTGCTGGCCGAGGAGCTGCGCGGGCAGCGGATCCGGGTCAACGCCGTGCTGCCGTCCGTCATCGACACGCCGGCGAACCGGTCGTGGATGTCGGAGGAGCTCGCCGCGCGGGCCGTCGCCCCGGCCGCGATCGCGAAGGTCATCGCGTTCCTCTGCGGCCCCGACGCCGCACCCATCAGCGGCGCGCTGGTCCCGGTGTACGGGGATGCCTGA
- a CDS encoding serine hydrolase domain-containing protein, with protein sequence MPDLQAAVDAVLDWPVDHAAAAVVGDSVLASAGEPDREFRLASVTKLLTAYAVLVAVEEGAVEWDAPAGPEGSTVRHLAAHTSGLSFSDGVVQAAPGTRRIYSNVGFDVLGETVAAASGMPFAQYLHLAVCEPLGMASTRLEGSPAADGVSTVADLARFAAELRAPRLTHTLAEATTVAFPGVDGILPGYGRQKPNDWGLGFEIRDGKSPHWTGAGSSPRTFGHFGQAGTFLWVDPDAGVACVALTDRDFGPWSVEAWPPFTDGVLAAL encoded by the coding sequence ATGCCTGACCTCCAGGCGGCCGTCGACGCGGTGCTCGACTGGCCCGTCGACCACGCCGCGGCCGCCGTCGTCGGCGACTCGGTGCTCGCGAGCGCGGGCGAGCCGGACCGGGAGTTCCGCCTCGCGTCGGTGACGAAGCTGCTCACCGCCTACGCCGTGCTGGTCGCGGTGGAGGAGGGCGCCGTGGAGTGGGACGCGCCCGCGGGGCCCGAGGGCTCGACGGTCCGCCACCTCGCCGCGCACACGTCGGGGCTGTCGTTCTCCGACGGCGTCGTCCAGGCCGCGCCGGGCACGCGCCGGATCTACTCCAACGTCGGGTTCGACGTGCTCGGCGAGACCGTCGCGGCGGCGTCGGGGATGCCGTTCGCGCAGTACCTGCACCTCGCGGTGTGCGAGCCGCTGGGCATGGCGTCGACGCGCCTCGAGGGCTCCCCCGCCGCCGACGGCGTCTCCACCGTCGCCGACCTGGCCCGCTTCGCCGCCGAGCTCCGGGCCCCGCGGCTGACCCACACCCTGGCCGAGGCCACGACCGTCGCCTTCCCGGGCGTCGACGGCATCCTGCCGGGCTACGGGCGGCAGAAGCCGAACGACTGGGGCCTCGGGTTCGAGATCCGCGACGGCAAGTCGCCGCACTGGACCGGCGCCGGCAGCTCGCCCCGCACGTTCGGGCACTTCGGGCAGGCCGGCACGTTCCTGTGGGTCGACCCGGACGCGGGCGTGGCGTGCGTCGCGCTCACCGACCGCGACTTCGGGCCGTGGTCGGTGGAGGCGTGGCCGCCGTTCACCGACGGGGTGCTCGCCGCGCTGTGA
- a CDS encoding GNAT family N-acetyltransferase — translation MIGLEACTADDLDDFLVLALDPRVTARVGDGAPWDRERAVDRFRRGLACCERGEGLWFLARDRDEVIGLVLGELDHLAEVEIGIWLAPEHWGRGHGRALLGTLLPVVHLRFPGVAPTAYANVDHGASAAMLRAAGFVADGTLTGRYGTEVTRFVLR, via the coding sequence GTGATCGGGCTGGAGGCCTGCACCGCCGACGACCTCGACGACTTCCTGGTGCTCGCCCTCGACCCGCGGGTGACCGCGCGCGTCGGCGACGGGGCGCCGTGGGACCGGGAGCGGGCGGTGGACCGCTTCCGGCGCGGGTTGGCGTGCTGCGAGCGCGGCGAGGGCCTGTGGTTCCTGGCGCGGGACAGGGACGAGGTGATCGGTCTGGTCCTCGGCGAGCTCGACCACCTCGCCGAGGTCGAGATCGGCATCTGGCTCGCGCCCGAGCACTGGGGGCGGGGCCACGGCCGGGCGCTGCTCGGCACGCTGCTGCCGGTGGTGCACCTGCGCTTCCCCGGCGTCGCGCCGACGGCGTACGCGAACGTCGACCACGGTGCGTCGGCGGCGATGCTGCGCGCGGCCGGGTTCGTCGCCGACGGGACCCTGACCGGCCGTTACGGCACCGAGGTGACCCGCTTCGTCCTGCGCTGA